One genomic region from Spirosoma sp. KCTC 42546 encodes:
- the glpK gene encoding glycerol kinase GlpK — MPTYVAAIDQGTTSTRCIVFDRQGQIVSVAQKEHKQIYPQPGWVEHDPEEIWRNTLEVVALARIKGKLSVQDIAAVGITNQRETTVVWNRKTGKPYYNAIVWQDMRTADLVTQFSAGQAGQDRFRHKTGLPLATYFSGLKLKWLLDNVPGLREEAERGDALFGNMDTFVVWNLTGGPHGGLHLTDVTNASRTQLMNLRTLNWDDDLLTDFTVPRAMLPQIRPSSEVYGTVTSEVLPGVPIAGILGDQQAALVGQTCFEAGQAKNTYGTGCFLLMNTGTELRESTYGLLTTVAYQFQNEPVQYALEGSVAITGALVQWLRDNLGIIKKSTDIETLARSVEDNGGAYFVPAFSGLYAPHWKADARGVIAGLTRFVNKGHLARAVLEATAYQTVDVVRAMEQDANVSLKSLRVDGGMVVNSLLMQFQADVLNGPVVCPRMTETTALGAAYAAGLAVGYWQNLDDLRQNWGIARTYESNMDDTQRKKLMRGWQKAIERSFGWEE, encoded by the coding sequence ATGCCTACCTACGTAGCCGCCATTGACCAGGGAACCACCAGTACTCGCTGCATCGTATTCGACAGACAGGGGCAGATTGTCTCGGTGGCCCAGAAAGAACATAAACAAATTTACCCACAACCGGGCTGGGTCGAGCATGATCCGGAAGAAATCTGGCGCAATACGCTCGAAGTTGTTGCCTTAGCTCGTATCAAAGGAAAACTTTCCGTGCAGGACATTGCGGCTGTTGGCATTACTAACCAACGCGAAACAACCGTAGTCTGGAACCGAAAAACCGGCAAACCCTACTACAATGCCATCGTCTGGCAAGATATGCGAACGGCAGATTTAGTCACCCAATTTTCGGCGGGCCAAGCCGGGCAGGACCGTTTTCGCCACAAAACCGGTTTGCCACTGGCCACTTATTTCAGTGGTCTGAAACTTAAGTGGCTATTAGATAACGTACCGGGACTACGGGAAGAAGCCGAACGGGGCGATGCACTCTTCGGCAACATGGATACGTTTGTGGTCTGGAATCTGACGGGTGGTCCGCATGGTGGTTTACATCTTACCGATGTTACAAACGCCAGCCGGACCCAATTAATGAACCTCCGTACCCTCAACTGGGATGATGATTTACTGACTGATTTCACGGTTCCCCGTGCTATGCTGCCCCAGATTCGGCCAAGCAGCGAAGTATATGGAACGGTTACCTCCGAAGTATTACCTGGCGTACCCATTGCCGGTATTTTGGGCGATCAGCAGGCAGCTTTGGTGGGTCAAACCTGCTTTGAGGCAGGGCAAGCCAAAAACACCTATGGTACGGGCTGCTTCCTGCTCATGAACACAGGCACCGAACTGCGTGAGTCAACCTATGGCTTGCTCACAACGGTGGCTTACCAGTTTCAAAACGAACCTGTTCAGTATGCACTTGAAGGTAGCGTTGCCATAACAGGTGCACTGGTTCAGTGGCTTCGCGACAATTTGGGTATTATTAAGAAAAGCACTGATATAGAAACGCTCGCCCGCTCCGTAGAAGACAATGGGGGAGCCTATTTTGTACCCGCTTTTTCGGGGCTATACGCACCCCACTGGAAGGCTGACGCACGGGGAGTCATTGCCGGTTTAACCCGCTTTGTGAACAAGGGTCACTTAGCAAGGGCTGTCCTGGAAGCAACTGCTTATCAGACCGTCGATGTAGTACGAGCTATGGAACAGGATGCAAACGTATCGTTAAAATCCCTTCGGGTAGATGGCGGTATGGTTGTTAACTCACTCCTGATGCAGTTTCAGGCCGATGTGCTGAATGGACCCGTTGTATGCCCGCGCATGACCGAAACAACAGCCCTTGGCGCAGCCTACGCAGCCGGACTTGCGGTAGGCTATTGGCAGAACCTAGACGATCTACGTCAGAACTGGGGCATTGCCCGCACCTATGAGTCGAACATGGACGATACCCAGCGAAAAAAGCTTATGCGCGGTTGGCAAAAAGCCATTGAGCGATCGTTTGGCTGGGAAGAGTAG
- a CDS encoding zinc-dependent alcohol dehydrogenase family protein, which yields MKSIIFEKTGKPSDILKSTDIPLPEPGPNEVRVKVIAAPINPSDIMFVQNLYGIRPQLPSGAGFEGVGIVDALGEGVQMRTGIRVSFTSIGTWSEYAIAHQRSLIPVPDAMPDDIAAQLFVNPFTAYAMVQDAKVPEGGWLMLTAAGSAFGKMVIQLCKMRGINTIGTVRRDDLNEELKALGLTEVVNVETENLSARVKQITAGAGVACVLDSVGGHTASEALKCLSKGGTMLIYGVLSMQDPTINAGLLIFRELTVRGFWLTDWMRRVDSHTRQDVAQNVISLLASGAIQLPVEASYSLDQITEAVEHADRHGRWGKILVKP from the coding sequence ATGAAAAGCATCATTTTTGAAAAAACTGGCAAACCTTCTGATATTCTCAAATCAACTGATATACCGTTACCTGAACCCGGCCCCAATGAAGTTCGGGTGAAAGTGATTGCAGCGCCCATTAATCCGTCCGACATCATGTTCGTGCAGAACCTGTACGGTATTCGGCCGCAGTTGCCTTCAGGGGCAGGTTTTGAGGGTGTAGGCATTGTAGACGCACTGGGCGAAGGTGTTCAAATGAGAACCGGTATACGGGTGAGTTTTACGAGCATCGGCACCTGGTCGGAATATGCAATTGCCCACCAGCGTAGCCTGATTCCCGTGCCCGATGCCATGCCGGATGACATAGCGGCTCAGTTATTTGTGAACCCATTCACAGCTTATGCTATGGTGCAGGATGCAAAAGTGCCGGAAGGTGGTTGGCTGATGCTGACGGCGGCTGGTTCGGCATTTGGGAAAATGGTGATTCAACTCTGTAAAATGCGAGGTATCAATACCATCGGAACTGTTCGACGAGATGACCTTAACGAGGAATTGAAAGCGCTGGGTTTGACTGAAGTCGTCAATGTAGAAACTGAAAACCTGTCGGCCCGCGTCAAACAAATCACCGCGGGTGCGGGCGTTGCCTGTGTACTGGATTCCGTTGGTGGACACACCGCCAGCGAAGCGCTGAAATGCCTTAGCAAAGGAGGAACGATGCTTATTTATGGCGTATTGAGCATGCAGGACCCGACCATTAATGCAGGCTTACTCATATTCAGGGAGTTGACCGTCAGAGGATTTTGGCTGACGGACTGGATGCGTCGGGTAGATAGCCATACCCGGCAGGATGTTGCCCAGAATGTGATCAGTTTGCTGGCGTCCGGAGCCATTCAATTGCCTGTTGAAGCATCCTATTCACTCGACCAGATCACTGAAGCCGTCGAACATGCCGATCGTCATGGCCGGTGGGGAAAGATTCTGGTAAAACCCTGA
- a CDS encoding lasso peptide biosynthesis B2 protein, whose protein sequence is MKNWWKRFNEFARLPIADQRLITQTFTVVVLIRIGLKFLSFQQFRTVYSKVTAAKKYNNTVDQLIERRVWAIQKVSGTLSAVCLPQALALTYFLRTEKDVELIVGVQKSHTFEAHAWVEKNGTILIGQSPDSSFQPIWVWQ, encoded by the coding sequence ATGAAAAATTGGTGGAAACGGTTTAATGAGTTTGCCCGCTTACCCATTGCAGACCAACGGTTGATCACACAAACATTTACAGTTGTGGTCCTAATTCGGATAGGGTTGAAATTTCTTTCATTTCAGCAATTCAGGACGGTATACAGTAAAGTAACTGCGGCAAAGAAATACAACAATACTGTAGACCAGCTAATTGAGCGAAGAGTCTGGGCTATTCAAAAAGTAAGCGGTACCTTATCCGCAGTTTGCTTACCGCAGGCATTGGCACTAACTTATTTCCTGAGAACGGAAAAAGATGTTGAGCTTATTGTAGGCGTTCAGAAAAGCCATACGTTTGAGGCTCACGCCTGGGTTGAAAAGAATGGAACAATATTGATTGGTCAATCGCCAGATAGTAGCTTTCAACCGATTTGGGTCTGGCAGTAG
- a CDS encoding mechanosensitive ion channel family protein: protein MQQQLDIWIRAVVRWFGYIPNRDLSGWILLIIAVILGLAVDFVVTQIIRFIVRRRPFRTLAFLKIYARWAFWVFVPSLFFLLATNMQSERFLRRHPVANKTAEILFLIATTWLVVQLLKVGEQRLIHEYDTTKDVNLSQRKFVTQVRFVRRLTAILVVVLGTSLMLISFQGSRKVGLSVLTSAGVVSVVIGFAAQKTLANLLAGIQIAFNQQIRLDDAVVVEKEWGRIEEINLTSVIVRLWDRRRLILPITYFVETPFENWTRSDASIIGSIFLYLDYNVPVDKVREKARKLAEADPLWTGDSFAVQVTDTTPTCIQLRILVSAQDAPSAFDLRCHMREQLIAFIRDEYPLGLPQTRLVLAEELKPEEKHV, encoded by the coding sequence ATGCAGCAACAACTGGATATATGGATACGAGCCGTGGTTCGTTGGTTTGGTTATATTCCCAATCGTGACTTGTCGGGGTGGATATTGCTTATAATAGCCGTAATACTAGGCTTGGCAGTTGATTTCGTCGTGACACAAATCATTCGGTTTATCGTACGTCGTCGGCCATTTCGGACGCTGGCTTTTCTCAAGATCTATGCACGCTGGGCGTTCTGGGTGTTCGTGCCTTCTCTGTTTTTCCTGTTGGCAACCAATATGCAATCAGAACGGTTTCTGCGTCGGCATCCCGTTGCCAACAAAACGGCCGAAATTCTCTTTCTGATTGCTACTACCTGGTTAGTCGTTCAATTGCTTAAAGTCGGCGAGCAAAGGCTTATTCATGAGTACGACACAACAAAAGATGTTAATCTCTCGCAACGAAAATTTGTTACACAGGTTCGTTTTGTGCGTCGATTGACCGCTATTCTTGTTGTTGTTCTAGGGACATCGTTGATGCTGATTTCATTCCAGGGAAGTCGGAAAGTGGGATTAAGCGTGCTGACTTCGGCAGGTGTTGTATCCGTTGTTATTGGATTTGCCGCCCAGAAAACATTAGCGAATCTGCTGGCCGGTATTCAAATAGCCTTTAACCAGCAGATTCGGTTAGATGATGCGGTAGTTGTTGAAAAGGAGTGGGGACGCATCGAAGAAATCAACCTTACGAGTGTAATTGTTCGGCTCTGGGATCGCCGTCGACTTATCCTGCCCATCACGTACTTTGTTGAAACGCCTTTCGAGAACTGGACGCGCTCCGATGCTTCTATCATTGGGTCAATTTTTCTGTACCTGGATTATAACGTGCCTGTTGACAAGGTTCGGGAAAAGGCGCGCAAACTGGCCGAAGCCGATCCTCTCTGGACGGGCGACAGCTTTGCGGTACAAGTGACGGACACAACGCCCACCTGTATTCAGCTACGTATCCTTGTATCGGCCCAGGATGCGCCATCGGCTTTTGATTTACGTTGCCATATGCGCGAACAATTAATTGCGTTTATTCGTGATGAATATCCACTGGGCCTGCCCCAGACACGTTTGGTACTGGCTGAAGAGTTGAAGCCGGAGGAAAAACATGTATGA
- a CDS encoding D-arabinono-1,4-lactone oxidase — MKKRTFLKLSSALMATPILAPLTTWAADDKLKNWAGNYQYSTDKLYKAKSIPQVQELVKKYSELKVLGTRHCFNGIADSTNNLISLGEMDDVISLDTKAHTVTVDASMKYGQLAPYLDKKGFALHNLASLPHISIAGACATATHGSGVKNGNLSTAVAAMEIVTAKGEVRTLSRAKDGETFRAAVVHLGALGVVTKVTLDIQPTFMMRQDVYENLPLAQLQQHFEAIVSSGYSVSLFTDWQKKRINEVWIKSRIEKGKTFDAKSERGTAEFYGAKRATKNLHPIAELSAVNCTEQMGVPGPWYERLPHFRMGFIPSSGKELQSEYFVPRKNAVEAILAVEKLNAHISPHLMITELRTIDADNFWMSPCYKQPSLAIHFTWKQDWASVKKVLPMIEKELAPFNPRPHWGKLFTLAPKQLQSRYEKLPEFKQLMKEYDPQGKFRNAFLDTNLFGS; from the coding sequence ATGAAAAAAAGAACCTTTCTGAAATTATCCTCCGCATTAATGGCAACCCCTATACTAGCACCACTAACGACTTGGGCAGCAGACGATAAGCTCAAAAACTGGGCGGGTAATTACCAGTATAGTACCGATAAACTATATAAAGCCAAGTCGATTCCGCAGGTTCAGGAACTTGTTAAAAAATACAGTGAACTAAAGGTACTTGGCACGCGCCATTGCTTTAACGGCATTGCCGATAGCACCAATAATCTCATTTCGCTGGGCGAAATGGACGATGTTATCTCGCTGGATACCAAAGCCCATACAGTAACGGTAGATGCCAGTATGAAATATGGCCAATTGGCTCCTTATCTCGATAAAAAAGGCTTCGCTTTACATAATCTGGCTTCATTACCCCATATTTCCATTGCAGGTGCCTGCGCTACGGCAACTCATGGCTCGGGTGTGAAAAATGGTAATCTGTCGACGGCCGTTGCCGCCATGGAAATTGTTACAGCTAAAGGGGAGGTGCGCACCTTGTCACGAGCCAAAGATGGCGAAACGTTTCGGGCGGCTGTTGTTCATTTGGGTGCTCTGGGTGTTGTTACAAAAGTTACGCTCGATATTCAGCCAACGTTTATGATGCGGCAGGATGTCTATGAAAATCTGCCACTAGCGCAACTTCAGCAGCATTTCGAGGCCATTGTATCGAGCGGGTACAGCGTAAGTCTGTTCACCGATTGGCAAAAGAAACGCATCAATGAGGTTTGGATAAAAAGCCGGATCGAAAAAGGAAAGACATTCGATGCCAAGTCCGAACGCGGAACCGCAGAGTTTTACGGTGCCAAACGCGCTACGAAAAACCTGCACCCTATTGCCGAACTCTCTGCCGTTAATTGTACAGAGCAAATGGGTGTGCCTGGCCCCTGGTATGAACGTTTACCCCACTTCCGCATGGGCTTCATACCCAGTAGTGGTAAGGAGTTGCAATCCGAATATTTTGTGCCGCGCAAGAATGCCGTCGAGGCTATTCTGGCGGTTGAGAAGCTGAACGCTCACATCAGCCCACATCTGATGATTACCGAACTACGGACTATCGACGCCGACAATTTCTGGATGAGCCCCTGCTATAAACAGCCGAGCCTGGCCATTCACTTTACCTGGAAACAGGACTGGGCTTCGGTTAAAAAGGTGCTGCCGATGATCGAAAAAGAATTGGCTCCATTTAACCCCCGGCCACATTGGGGGAAGTTGTTTACGTTGGCTCCCAAACAATTACAGTCGCGCTACGAAAAATTGCCGGAGTTCAAGCAATTAATGAAAGAATACGATCCGCAGGGGAAATTCCGTAATGCGTTTCTGGACACGAATTTGTTTGGAAGTTAG
- a CDS encoding MIP/aquaporin family protein produces the protein MQTSPFLGELIGTMVLILLGDGVVANVVLKQTKGESSGWIVITAGWAFAVTMGVFVSKAFGSTDAHLNPAVTVAFAVATNDYSHMVPYITAQLIGAFLGATLVWLQYLPHWAATPDPASKLACFATGPAIRNTGANLLSESLATLVLILGLAGISSKNLGELAIGVGPYLVGILVWSIGLSLGGTTGYAMSPARDFSPRLAHALLPIPGKGSSDWGYAWIPVVGPLVGAVIGGILIRWFAL, from the coding sequence ATGCAAACCTCTCCTTTTCTTGGTGAATTAATTGGTACAATGGTGCTCATTTTGCTGGGCGATGGTGTCGTAGCCAATGTTGTGTTGAAACAGACCAAAGGCGAATCGTCGGGATGGATTGTTATTACGGCGGGATGGGCTTTTGCGGTAACGATGGGTGTATTCGTTTCTAAAGCTTTTGGTAGTACCGATGCTCATTTGAATCCTGCCGTTACAGTGGCCTTCGCCGTAGCCACCAACGATTATAGTCATATGGTACCCTATATTACAGCGCAACTGATTGGCGCGTTTCTGGGTGCTACCTTAGTCTGGCTACAATACCTCCCCCACTGGGCCGCTACCCCTGATCCGGCTTCCAAACTGGCCTGTTTTGCTACGGGTCCAGCCATTCGTAATACAGGTGCCAATTTGCTGAGCGAATCGCTGGCTACGTTGGTACTTATACTGGGGCTGGCGGGTATATCGTCTAAAAATCTCGGCGAATTAGCGATTGGCGTTGGCCCATATTTAGTCGGTATTTTAGTCTGGAGTATTGGCCTTTCGCTTGGTGGTACGACGGGTTATGCCATGAGCCCCGCCCGCGATTTCAGTCCTCGTCTGGCCCATGCCCTGCTCCCCATTCCCGGCAAAGGCTCTTCCGATTGGGGATACGCCTGGATACCCGTAGTGGGCCCGCTAGTTGGCGCGGTTATAGGTGGGATTTTGATTCGGTGGTTCGCGTTGTAA
- a CDS encoding biopolymer transporter ExbD codes for MKLRRKQKFAAEVATSSLNDIMFFLLLFFLIISTVANPNVIKLMLPKASASQQLSKKQVTLSVDDKKQYFIDKKPVDPANLETELKTIMAGIAEPTVVVRFDKTLTVQDLVDVLQTGAKLNIKMVMATSK; via the coding sequence ATGAAACTCCGTCGAAAACAAAAGTTTGCTGCCGAAGTCGCGACGTCCTCGCTGAACGACATCATGTTTTTCCTGTTGTTGTTCTTCCTGATTATCTCGACGGTTGCCAATCCGAACGTTATTAAGTTGATGTTGCCTAAAGCATCTGCCTCACAACAACTGAGTAAGAAACAGGTAACGCTATCGGTTGACGACAAGAAACAATACTTTATCGATAAAAAACCAGTTGATCCTGCCAACTTGGAAACCGAACTCAAAACAATTATGGCCGGTATTGCTGAACCGACCGTTGTTGTCCGTTTCGATAAAACGTTAACCGTTCAGGATTTAGTAGATGTACTCCAAACCGGTGCCAAATTGAATATTAAAATGGTGATGGCTACGTCGAAATAG
- a CDS encoding MotA/TolQ/ExbB proton channel family protein: MLLLQVPAVDTTAASLSATTAAQPQSLQLFDLVAKGGWVMIPIAFLFFAALYLIFERYFVIRSQTKSDANFIDNIRDMIAQGNIKSAESFAKNQRTSMGRVFEKAIGRIGSPIREIESTVETVGQIELSRLERNMGYLGIIAGIAPMMGFIGTISGIIRIFYDISLSDNISVGIIAGGLYEKMITSGAGLIVGVIAYTGYHLLNMMIERFTLSLEVNAFEFIEVLQKPTTEPARMR; encoded by the coding sequence ATGCTCTTGCTCCAGGTTCCGGCTGTTGATACTACGGCCGCATCGCTGTCGGCCACTACGGCTGCCCAACCCCAATCGTTGCAACTATTTGATTTGGTAGCCAAAGGCGGCTGGGTCATGATACCCATTGCGTTTTTGTTCTTTGCCGCGCTTTACCTGATTTTTGAGCGGTATTTCGTTATTCGTTCTCAAACCAAGTCCGACGCCAATTTCATCGATAACATCCGTGATATGATCGCGCAGGGCAATATCAAATCGGCCGAATCATTCGCCAAGAACCAGCGGACGTCTATGGGACGCGTGTTCGAAAAAGCTATTGGTCGGATTGGGTCGCCGATTCGGGAAATCGAAAGCACGGTCGAAACCGTTGGCCAAATTGAATTGTCCCGTCTGGAACGCAACATGGGCTATTTAGGAATTATTGCTGGTATTGCCCCGATGATGGGGTTTATCGGGACTATTTCCGGTATCATCCGTATTTTCTACGATATCTCTCTATCCGATAATATTAGCGTTGGAATCATCGCTGGTGGATTGTACGAGAAAATGATTACGTCGGGTGCTGGTCTTATTGTGGGCGTTATTGCCTATACAGGCTATCACTTATTGAACATGATGATCGAGCGATTTACGCTTTCGCTTGAAGTGAATGCCTTTGAATTTATCGAAGTTCTCCAGAAACCAACTACCGAACCCGCCCGGATGCGGTAA
- a CDS encoding FAD-dependent oxidoreductase has protein sequence MIADYTEAPVCHVDDLVDGELKEVRVGDTDVLLARADGQYYALFPKCSHYQGPLVKGLLNGHRLVCPWHNACFDIRNGHRLEAPALNGLPTHEVRIENDQVFVRLTTEKESLENPLSAPDEATTETYVIVGSGGAGAFAAEGMREGGFTGKIVMLTESGEVPYDRPNCSKDYLQGKAPDEWMPLRSDEFYQDYGIEVRTGQHVTSLDPAEKRIELASGETITYDKALICSGGKPNALPGLDLNLNGIYSLRSLHDSQTLRELGKQGKRVVIVGSSFIGLEGAMSLRKLGSEVDVIGLEKTPFEKILGETIGRVIQGWHQKEGIRFHLGRKVDHIEGESTISAVVLDNGERIPADFVLLGLGVKPRTDFLKGVPLEKDGGVKTDAYLNVTDGLYAAGDIAHYPVIDGFQRIEHWKVAGQQGHTAGLIMAGKDEPYQAVPFFWSNQQGKRINYVGHATKIDDIIYDGDPEKDDSFLALYVQDGQIKAAAGLKRDQDIIAIRELMHEGRMPSVETARKGVKWVKELKNA, from the coding sequence ATGATAGCTGACTACACCGAAGCCCCTGTTTGCCATGTCGATGATCTTGTCGATGGCGAATTGAAAGAAGTCCGCGTGGGCGATACCGACGTATTGCTGGCTCGTGCCGATGGCCAATACTATGCGCTGTTTCCTAAATGTTCTCATTATCAAGGGCCTTTGGTAAAAGGCTTGCTCAATGGACATCGGCTCGTTTGTCCATGGCATAATGCCTGTTTTGACATTCGAAATGGGCATCGACTGGAAGCTCCTGCGCTCAATGGCTTGCCAACGCACGAGGTACGCATTGAAAATGATCAGGTCTTTGTTCGCTTGACGACAGAGAAGGAAAGTTTGGAAAATCCACTATCGGCACCCGACGAAGCTACTACCGAAACATACGTTATTGTTGGCAGTGGGGGAGCCGGTGCTTTCGCGGCTGAAGGCATGCGCGAAGGCGGTTTCACGGGTAAAATCGTGATGCTGACCGAAAGCGGTGAAGTCCCCTATGATCGCCCCAACTGTTCCAAAGATTATCTGCAAGGCAAGGCCCCCGATGAATGGATGCCGCTTCGTTCCGATGAGTTTTATCAGGATTATGGTATCGAAGTACGCACAGGCCAGCATGTAACGTCGCTCGATCCTGCTGAAAAGCGTATCGAACTGGCTTCTGGTGAAACGATTACTTATGATAAAGCACTAATTTGTTCGGGAGGTAAGCCGAATGCGCTGCCAGGTTTAGATCTCAATCTCAACGGAATTTATTCGCTACGAAGTTTGCACGATAGCCAGACCTTGCGGGAACTGGGCAAGCAGGGCAAACGTGTGGTTATTGTTGGAAGCTCATTTATTGGTCTGGAAGGTGCCATGAGTTTACGTAAACTAGGAAGCGAAGTAGACGTAATTGGTCTGGAAAAGACGCCTTTCGAGAAAATTTTGGGCGAAACAATTGGGCGTGTTATACAAGGATGGCATCAGAAAGAGGGCATCCGGTTTCACCTCGGCCGGAAAGTCGATCATATAGAAGGAGAAAGTACCATTAGCGCCGTTGTTCTCGACAATGGGGAACGGATTCCTGCCGATTTTGTGCTGCTGGGTCTGGGTGTTAAACCGCGCACCGATTTTCTGAAAGGCGTTCCGCTTGAGAAAGATGGCGGTGTTAAAACAGATGCCTACCTGAATGTCACCGATGGATTATACGCAGCTGGCGACATTGCTCATTATCCTGTTATCGATGGTTTTCAGCGGATTGAACACTGGAAAGTAGCTGGCCAGCAGGGCCATACAGCCGGTTTAATAATGGCGGGAAAAGACGAACCGTATCAGGCTGTCCCGTTCTTCTGGAGTAATCAGCAAGGTAAGCGCATTAATTATGTGGGTCACGCTACCAAAATTGACGATATCATATACGATGGTGATCCCGAGAAAGACGACTCGTTTTTAGCGCTCTATGTTCAGGATGGGCAGATCAAAGCAGCGGCTGGACTCAAACGGGATCAGGATATCATTGCCATTCGGGAATTGATGCATGAAGGCCGAATGCCATCGGTCGAAACCGCCCGGAAGGGGGTAAAATGGGTTAAGGAACTGAAAAACGCCTGA